attgtcattttctttcattaaagagctgttaattttttttaaatgatgccaCAAGCATGTGCAATGATTCATGGAATTTGAATCATTCTTTGTGAAACTCTGAATGTCTTACTCTCAGGTATTATGTGCAGTGCATGCACCTTAAATGAATCCAGGCCGGTGAcattacattaaaattcttgatTTGTTGGGTTTTCCTCTTTGTAAATTATAAAGGTAAGTAAAAAGTAGTTCCTGTTGTGTATTATAATTGAAAGTAATGTATGTCAGATGTTGCTAAGTACGCAAAGTTTTTTTTAGCATGTGTTCTAGAGTAGATTGATGCTCAGTTAAGAATATAACCagataatttttttaaagtaaatccTTCAGTTTAGATATTGCAAAGGGTGTgagttttggtgggttttttgtttgtttgttttgtttttgtgtgtgtgtgtgtgtgcatgtgtgccagtTTGGATTGATGCTCGTTTAAGAATATGACCAGATATAATATAttagttatttttgttgttttgttgtgaccAGGTGAAAGCTCCGGAGAGCTGAATGGCTATGGGACCAACACTGTGAAGCGCAGGAACCCTATCACCAAGCTGCTGGGGAGCGAGTCGCCGCCCAAGCCTCGCATTCAGATCAGTTTACCGGGCGACTTCCGTCGGGTGTCGGCCATCATCGACGTGGACATCGTGCCGGAGACCCATCGGCGTGTGAAGCTGATGAAGAACGGCTCGGACAAGCCCTTGGGCTTTTACATTCGGGACGGGCAGAGCGTGCGCGTCACTCCTCAGGGCCTTGAAAAGGTAAACCCCGCGTGGCATTGTCAGTATCATTAGGTTTGCAgtaacgttgttttgttttttcttcttcttcttttgtatgcTGTGTTTATCTTATACTCTTTGCAGGTTCCCAAATGTGTACTGATGATTAATTTGTGAATGTCATTAATTCACATTTATTCAGTTAACCCATTGAGCCCTTCGCCTGGGCGTTTCTTTGACATCAAAGTTTCTCTCATTAAAACTGTTTTCACATTTTTACACATATATGCCTAaactgcaaagaaagaaaactaacttctacagtattttctCGGATGTGTTCACatataatttggaggaaaaacagtatattttctgcgtttttttCCCACATCAATGTGGCATGAAGCCCactgaggctgtaaactccccaggaTTGAATTGGTTAATGATGATCTGCATTAAAATCAAATGATATTTTAACACAAGGAAGCTTAATGATGTCACTTTGTTCATGAATTGTATGCTGATTTAATGACAAGAAGACACAGTATGATGCTTAGTTTATATGCACAGATTACTTAACAGGATTAGCTTGGTGTTCCTTTCAAATTACCttggataattttttttatgttttctttggtAAGCAGATGGATTATATTTTATTCTGTGAAAACAAtaaattattattgtttgttttcttgttgttgttgtttttttttctcatatcatCCAGGATAGTACAAGTTAATATAACAAATACTGCTGTAATAGATGTACTAATTTTTCATTTActgcttttcatttttgtttaaacAATATTTTACAAGAGTGCCAGCACTCACATTTGATCAAAGCAACTTGGATGaatatgttgtgttttttgttttttttataatgttaacagtaacagaacttttttttttagctttaacGGTAACAGGACTGTTTTAGGTTTAGCTTCTGTTCAGATTCTCAACAACTAACACAAGTATTAATTAATGCTGGGTGTCATTTGCATTCAGTCATCAGATATTCAGAACTCTGAGCTGTGGACATTTATGCCTGTTTCTTATTAAAAGACAATTGCTCATGGCCCTCACGGTGATGATTTTAATTCAGTATGCCAAATGCACTGTCAGAACATTTGGCTCTATCTTTCCACTTGACAAGCTAATGCCTCAGTCTTGCTGATGATATCACCTGTTCTGGATGTGACAGGTGCCTAGAATCTTGTTACCACTTCAGTCTTGCTGATGATAACCCCTGTTCCAAATGTGACAGGTGCCTGGAATCTTCATTTCACGGCTGGTGCCGGGGGGGTTGGCGGAGAGCACGGGGCTGCTGGCCGTGAACGACGAAGTGCTGGAAGTGAATGGCATCGAGGTGAACGGCAAGACCCTGGACCAGGTGACAGACATGATGGTGGCCAACTCTTCCAACCTCATCATCACCGTCAAACCTGTCAATCAGCGCATGACCTTGGCCCCGCAGCGAGGCTCCGGCTGGCGAAGCTCCCAGGCGTCTTCAGCGTCGCACTTCTCCTACCGCTCGTCTAAGTCGTTTGACAGTGAAGGGCCTCCGCCTGACAgtcgtgacgacgacgaggatgaaATCCAAGACCATTTACAGGATGACAAAACGGACAAAGACAGTGCCGTGGTGACGTTTTAGCCCTCCTTGTGCTTTTCTGTACACCctgaaaggttttttttgtttttgtttttttaacatggtGTCTGCATCAAGACTGAATGGATGacgcttgacagagagagagagagagagagagaaagaaagagactggcCTGCCAGGAAAGACTGGCAACATTTTATGCAATATGTTTTCCCTGAACGTGTATTCAGAGTTTTGACACTTGATTGTGGTTGTGCTTTGACAGATCTATTTTACTACACACTCCGTCAGACCCGTTTCCAATCTGTGTTGTGGGCCAAAACAAGGGACAAAGCATGCGGTCATATCAGgtttttctgcatgtctgtctgtctgccttacatTGTCCAGGCTTGAAACTGGTGCATTCTGCATTCCACGGTTGTTTCCAGAATCAAATCAAACTCATGTTCgtgaatgacttctttttttttcttcttttttttttttttgccattgctTTGTGTGTATTACAGATCTACATATGATAAGTATGCAACTGAATTGACCTGCTATGATGGGTTGTTATGTTCATGATCACAAGGGCCTAGGAATAATCATTTTCAGACCAGTGACGTGAGGAGACTTTATCGTAGCTGATCATGTTTTGTTGCCAGATTATCGTTCATCATTTGGTGATAGCAGATTGATTAAGCATAGGTGTGTTGTTCTTTAGATCATGACACAGGATAGTGGCTAGCATCTTTGCCTGTAAGACTGTATCTTCAGTCAACAAAAACGAaatgaatgtgaaaaaaagaagaagctgaaaAGCTTAGTTTTATTGCATATTTCTGTCACTTTCTTCTCCACAGAAAAATGTCCATGCTACCATTGAACGCACAGGATCCGTTCCTGTTTTAATGTTGGCGGTCTTTGTAATTTTACCCTGTTCTCTCTCATTTGAATATCTTGAAGTCTTCTTTACCAACAGACAGAACATTTGCCTGGAAATTACTGTCAGACTGGAAAAGGCAGGAGCACTGGTCTTCTCCCTTTCATTTTCACTTGAAATGCTGGAACAATGATACATGTTTTTAAAGCATAGGATTGTGTCAGATGATAAGTGGTGAAATATCAGACAATAAGTGGTGAAATATCTTTTCAAAAATACATCTCTGTCAaatatttcttttacttttcaaATGAAAGAGAGTGAAATGAAGTCCAACAAATGGTTGTGGCTAAAATTACAGCTCTTGACATGTTCATGTCAGAAGTGTGGCAGGTTACTCATGGTattaaatatatagatatatatgtatgtgtgtgtttatgtcattgCATGTATTTTATCAACATATCAGGTTTCATTAAACTGTGTTTTGCTTGTGTTATGGAATGTAGCATTGGACTCATTTATTTGCATGTTTAAAGCAAATTGTGTTG
The sequence above is drawn from the Babylonia areolata isolate BAREFJ2019XMU chromosome 26, ASM4173473v1, whole genome shotgun sequence genome and encodes:
- the LOC143300174 gene encoding partitioning defective 6 homolog beta-like is translated as MAKHTRNSSRSDNGLVEVKSKFDAEFRRFSVTRTCSFDKFAVLLEQLHSLGEIPFVITYTDPMHNDLLPINNDDNFNKALSTARPLLKLLIQRKGESSGELNGYGTNTVKRRNPITKLLGSESPPKPRIQISLPGDFRRVSAIIDVDIVPETHRRVKLMKNGSDKPLGFYIRDGQSVRVTPQGLEKVPGIFISRLVPGGLAESTGLLAVNDEVLEVNGIEVNGKTLDQVTDMMVANSSNLIITVKPVNQRMTLAPQRGSGWRSSQASSASHFSYRSSKSFDSEGPPPDSRDDDEDEIQDHLQDDKTDKDSAVVTF